In a single window of the Cucurbita pepo subsp. pepo cultivar mu-cu-16 chromosome LG18, ASM280686v2, whole genome shotgun sequence genome:
- the LOC111779719 gene encoding transmembrane protein 258, which produces MAPKPVTSPVPEAWYPTLAVLMIAVGLVITASFFIYEATSSRKNRCLAKELTTGSFASVFLGFGSLFLLLASGIYV; this is translated from the exons ATG GCTCCGAAACCTGTTACGAGTCCCGTCCCCGAAGCCTGGTACCCGACTCTTGCGGTCCTGATGATCGCTGTTGGACTTGTCATTACCGCTTCGTTTTTCAT CTATGAAGCTACATCTTCTAGGAAAAACCGTTGTCTGGCCAAGGAACTCACTACAGGATCATTTGCCTCCGTTTTCTTG GGTTTTGGATCCTTGTTCTTGTTGCTTGCTTCTGGTATTTATGTCTGA
- the LOC111780000 gene encoding beta-galactosidase-like, with the protein MFKMPKITALFLFLWVCSSGMASVTYDHKAIVIDGRRRILISGSIHYPRSTPQMWPDLIQKAKNGGLDVIETYVFWNGHEPSPGQYYFEDRYDLVRFVKLVQQAGLYVHLRIGPFVCAEWNFGGFPVWLKYVPGIAFRTDNGPFKAAMQKFTAKIVSMMKGERLYHSQGGPIILSQIENEYGPVEWEIGAPGKSYTKWAAQMAVGLDTGVPWVMCKQEDAPDPVIDTCNGFYCENFEPNKVYKPKMWTEAWTGWFTEFGGPVPYRPVEDLAYSVARFIQNRGSFINYYMYHGGTNFGRTAGGPFIATSYDYDAPIDEYGLLREPKWSHLRDLHKAIKLCEPALVSVDPTVSSLGSHQEAHVYRTRTGACAAFLANYDASSSARVTFGNNPYDLPPWSVSILPDCKSVVFNTAKVNAPSSQPKMTPVSSFSWQSYTEETASAYADDTTTMAGLVEQISVTRDATDYLWYMTDIRIDSNEGFLRSGQWPLLTIFSAGHALHVFINGQLSGTVYGGLENPKLTFSKYVNLRAGVNKLSMLSVAVGLPNVGLHFETWNAGVLGPVTLKGLNEGTRDMSGYKWSYKVGLKGESLNLHTVSGSSSAEWVRGSLVSQKQPLTWYKTTFNAPGGNEPLALDMISMGKGQIWINGQSIGRHWPAYTARGSCGKCSYAGIFSEKKCHSGCGGPSQRWYHVPRAWLKPSGNLLVIFEEWGGNPQGISLVKRSTS; encoded by the exons ATGTTCAAAATGCCAAAGATTACGGCgctgttcttgtttttgtggGTTTGTTCATCTGGAATGGCGTCTGTGACTTATGACCACAAAGCCATAGTCATCGATGGTCGGAGGAGAATACTGATTTCTGGGTCTATTCATTATCCAAGAAGCACTCCTCAG ATGTGGCCGGACCTTATACAGAAGGCCAAAAATGGAGGATTAGATGTTATTGAGACATATGTGTTCTGGAATGGCCATGAGCCTTCCCCTGGACAG tATTATTTCGAGGATAGATATGATTTGGTGAGATTTGTGAAGCTTGTTCAACAAGCTGGCTTGTATGTTCATCTACGGATTGGTCCATTTGTTTGTGCAGAATGGAATTTTGg TGGATTTCCTGTTTGGTTAAAGTATGTTCCTGGGATTGCTTTTAGGACAGACAATGGACCTTTCAAG GCCGCTATGCAAAAATTCACTGCGAAGATTGTTAGTATGATGAAGGGGGAGAGGCTATATCATAGCCAGGGAGGACCCATTATTCTGTCTCAG ATTGAGAATGAATATGGACCAGTGGAGTGGGAAATAGGCGCCCCTGGTAAGTCTTACACCAAATGGGCAGCTCAAATGGCGGTGGGTCTTGACACTGGAGTACCATGGGTGATGTGCAAGCAAGAGGATGCCCCTGACCCTGTG ATCGACACCTGCAATGGATTTTACTGTGAAAACTTCGAACCGAACAAGGTTTATAAACCCAAAATGTGGACAGAAGCTTGGACTGGCTG GTTCACTGAGTTTGGTGGCCCAGTTCCTTATAGGCCAGTTGAAGACTTAGCCTATTCCGTTGCAAGATTCATACAGAATCGTGGTTCTTTCATCAATTATTATATG TATCATGGAGGAACCAACTTTGGGCGAACTGCTGGTGGGCCTTTCATAGCTACTAGCTATGACTATGATGCTCCCATCGATGAGTATG GCCTATTAAGGGAACCGAAATGGAGTCATCTAAGAGATCTGCACAAAGCCATCAAGCTGTGTGAACCCGCTTTAGTATCGGTAGACCCTACCGTGTCGTCGTTAGGAAGCCATCAAGAG GCTCATGTCTACAGGACAAGAACAGGGGCATGTGCTGCTTTTCTAGCTAACTACGATGCATCGTCGTCTGCAAGAGTCACGTTCGGAAATAATCCATATGACCTGCCACCTTGGTCCGTCAGCATCCTTCCTGACTGCAAATCTGTCGTTTTCAACACTGCAAAA GTCAATGCTCCAAGCTCACAGCCTAAAATGACTCCTGTTAGTTCATTTTCATGGCAATCATACACTGAAGAAACAGCCTCTGCGTATGCTGATGATACAACCACCATGGCTGGGTTAGTGGAGCAAATCAGTGTCACCAGGGATGCAACAGATTATCTGTGGTACATGACAGA TATAAGGATCGACTCGAACGAAGGCTTCTTAAGGAGCGGACAATGGCCTCTTCTCACCATCTTTTCAGCAGGCCATGCTTTACATGTGTTCATAAATGGCCAACTATCTG GAACTGTATATGGTGGATTGGAGAATCCCAAATTAACATTCAGCAAATATGTTAACTTAAGAGCAGGAGTTAACAAGCTCTCTATGTTGAGTGTTGCTGTTGGTCTCCCG AATGTTGGCCTACATTTTGAGACTTGGAATGCTGGCGTTTTAGGCCCCGTCACGTTGAAGGGTCTGAACGAGGGTACGAGGGACATGTCTGGATATAAATGGTCTTACAAG GTTGGCTTGAAAGGAGAATCCTTAAATCTTCATACTGTTAGTGGAAGCAGCTCAGCTGAGTGGGTGAGAGGCTCATTGGTGTCTCAAAAACAACCCCTCACATGGTACAAG ACGACTTTCAACGCCCCGGGAGGCAACGAACCGTTAGCTTTAGATATGATCAGCATGGGCAAAGGTCAAATATGGATTAACGGTCAGAGCATCGGGCGCCATTGGCCTGCGTATACCGCACGAGGTAGCTGTGGCAAATGCAGCTATGCTGGAATCTTTAGTGAGAAGAAATGTCATTCTGGCTGTGGAGGACCCTCACAGAGATG GTATCACGTTCCCCGTGCGTGGTTGAAACCGAGCGGGAACCTGTTGGTGATTTTTGAAGAATGGGGTGGTAATCCTCAGGGAATCTCTTTGGTTAAGAGATCCACTTCCTAA